Proteins encoded within one genomic window of Rhododendron vialii isolate Sample 1 chromosome 1a, ASM3025357v1:
- the LOC131332256 gene encoding uncharacterized protein LOC131332256, whose amino-acid sequence MVEPVISNEINSALTRTISRKEVKAAAFQIGPLKAPGGKKGVVAVKLDLNKAYDRIRWDFLIKVCNTIPSRGLRQGNPLSPYFFLIVSNVFSTLINKAVLKKSLVGICLRKKCPIISHLLFADDSLVFLEAKAEVCSNFKDLVMSFSEASGLSINFQKFSLFFSANTKEDLRNEIKDIFGIEVMKEGSKYLGLPMFWGRSKKEAMAYIKDKILGKIHGWKSRTLPQASKEVLINGDGGGKIHWGSCEKLTEAKRNGGMGFRDLEAFNCALLAKQFWRMMQTPMLTGYKCLKSDNWIPSWSREKPISYPPPNCQWTKVYDFINPTTNVWDVEKLQSSVSAEEVSAIIKIPVSITKSSDQVIWSQTRNGKYTVKSGYAQAFKPKSRGKSQRPFSSRSLPNKFWTKLWATPTIPKVRNFIWRVIRNWVACKDNLCKRKCAHSPLCPICELEQESVEHVLFRCAWTEVCWAIWKARNDCIFNGVMPQPERTIDQAKRANFDYLQASFEDVKERATNPNRIVKWSPPPPSFIKFNCDGAFSSSRSLAIFGCLARDCGGRMQFFRSGRIVASSALVTEAWALRIACGMAVDMGISKAIFESN is encoded by the exons ATGGTGGAGCCTGTTATTTCGAATGAGATAAACTCTGCTCTTACTAGGACCATCTCTAGAAAGGAAGTTAAAGCGGCGGCCTTCCAAATAGGTCCTCTGAAAGCCCCAG GGGGAAAGAAAGGAGTCGTGGCCGTCAAGCTAGACCTTAACAAGGCATATGACAGAATCCGTTGGGACTTCCTCATAAAG GTATGCAACACTATACCTAGCAGAGGACTCCGTCAGGGCAACCCTCTGTCTCCGTACTTTTTCCTTATTGTTTCAAATGTATTCTCTACCCTGATAAACAAGGCAGTACTTAAGAAGTCTTTGGTGGGGATCTGTCTACGGAAGAAGTGCCCAATTATCTCCCACTTGTTGTTCGCAGATGACTCGCTGGTTTTTCTAGAAGCGAAGGCAGAGGTGTGTTCAAACTTTAAGGATTTGGTGATGAGTTTCAGTGAAGCCTCTGGTCTTTCCATTAATTTTCAGAAGTTCAGTTTGTTCTTCTCAGCCAATACCAAAGAGGATTTGAGGAATGAGATAAAGGATATTTTTGGAATAGAAGTTATGAAAGAAGGGTCTAAATACTTGGGCTTGCCTATGTTTTGGGGGAGATCCAAGAAGGAAGCAATGGCATATATCAAAGACAAGATCTTGGGTAAGATTCATGGATGGAAAAGTAGAACCCTCCCACAAGCAAGCAAAGAGGTGTTAATCAA TGGGGATGGAGGAGGTAAAATCCATTGGGGGTCCTGTGAAAAATTAACAGAGGCAAAAAGGAATGGTGGAATGGGCTTTCGTGACTTGGAGGCCTTTAATTGTGCTCTATTGGCTAAGCAATTCTGGAGAATGATGCAAACCCCAATGCTTACTGGGTACAAGTGCTTAAAG AGTGATAACTGGATTCCAAGTTGGTCCAGGGAAAAACCAATCTCTTATCCACCGCCAAACTGCCAATGGACAAAGGTATATGATTTTATCAATCCCACTACCAATGTATGGGATGTGGAAAAGCTGCAGAGTTCGGTTTCAGCAGAGGAAGTCAGTGCAATCATTAAAATCCCTGTCAGTATTACGAAATCTTCTGATCAAGTCATTTGGAGCCAGACCAGGAATGGAAAATATACAGTTAAGTCGGGTTATGCTCAAGCTTTTAAACCAAAGTCAAGAGGCAAATCTCAACGCCCCTTCTCCTCTCGTAGCCTTCCTAACAAATTCTGGACAAAGCTGTGGGCGACACCCACTATTCCGAAGGTCCGCAATTTCATTTGGAGAGTTATTCGTAACTGGGTGGCTTGCAAAGATAATCTATGTAAGAGGAAATGTGCTCACTCCCCATTATGCCCCATATGTGAGCTTGAGCAGGAGTCTGTGGAACATGTGCTTTTTAGGTGTGCTTGGACTGAG GTGTGCTGGGCAATTTGGAAGGCCAGGAATGACTGTATTTTCAACGGTGTAATGCCTCAACCCGAGAGGACCATTGACCAAGCCAAAAGGGCGAACTTTGATTACCTGCAAGCTTCATTTGAAGATGTCAAAGAGAGAGCTACAAATCCCAACAGAATAGTTAAGTGGTCTCCTCCTCCCCCCTCTTTTATTAAGTTCAATTGTGATGGCGCTTTTTCGTCCTCCCGTAGCCTAGCTATCTTCGGTTGTTTAGCCAGGGATTGTGGTGGACGAATGCAATTTTTTAGATCGGGCAGAATTGTTGCATCATCTGCTTTGGTTACAGAAGCTTGGGCACTCAGGATTGCATGTGGGATGGCAGTTGATATGGGGATTTCCAAGGCTATCTTTGAATCAAACTGA